Proteins co-encoded in one Xanthomonas campestris pv. badrii genomic window:
- the bcsA gene encoding UDP-forming cellulose synthase catalytic subunit: MTAASVRSASPLPRLATWALWLLGGLLLVFVVAVPMDVNQQLVFSGVLFAVALAVRNRGGRVVILMMMGMSLAVSCRYIWWRMTQTMGVGSAVDFVLGLGLLGAELYAFVILVLGYFQVLWPLNRKPVPLPADQSLWPSVDVFIPTYNEPLSVVRTTVLAASVIDWPAGKITIHLLDDGRREEFREFCAEVGINYVTRTNNAHAKAGNINAALKKCSGEYVAIFDCDHIPTRSFLQVAMGWFLRDTKLALVQMPHYFFSPDPFERNLDTHGKVPNEGELFYGLLQDGNDQWNATFFCGSCAVIKRTALEEVGGVAVETVTEDAHTALKLQRRGYRTAYLAVPQAAGLATESLSGHVAQRIRWARGMAQIARIDNPLLGRGLKLSQRLCYLNAMLHFFYGLPRIIYLTAPLAYLFFGAHVIQASALMILAYALPHILQANLTNLRVQSRFRHLLWNEVYETTLAWYIFRPTLVALINPKLGKFNVTPKGGLVARSYFDAQIAKPYLFLLLLNVVGVVAGVLRLIYVGGSGEQQTIWFNLAWTLYNMVLLGATIATASETRQVRSAHRVPLDIPVNLYLPDGNVLASRSLNFSTGGMAIKLDQPQPIEPGLPVQIGLSHRGIEQTLPAVVRQDRDGQVSIQFTQMSMEQERWLVASTFARADIWLSQWGQHDRDSFWRSMGQVLEASARGFGRLGRHMVDSARQGFRPSRPVDLES; encoded by the coding sequence ATGACCGCTGCCAGTGTTCGTTCCGCATCACCGCTGCCAAGGCTGGCGACCTGGGCGCTGTGGTTGCTGGGCGGCCTGCTGCTGGTGTTCGTGGTGGCCGTGCCGATGGACGTGAACCAGCAGCTGGTGTTCTCCGGCGTGCTGTTCGCCGTGGCGCTGGCGGTGCGCAACCGTGGCGGGCGCGTGGTCATCCTGATGATGATGGGCATGTCGCTGGCGGTGTCGTGCCGCTACATCTGGTGGCGCATGACCCAGACCATGGGCGTGGGCAGCGCGGTGGATTTCGTTCTTGGTCTGGGCCTGCTCGGCGCCGAGCTGTATGCGTTCGTGATCCTGGTGCTGGGCTATTTCCAGGTGCTGTGGCCGCTCAACCGCAAGCCGGTGCCGTTGCCCGCCGACCAGAGCCTGTGGCCGAGCGTGGATGTCTTCATTCCCACCTACAACGAGCCGCTGTCGGTGGTGCGCACCACCGTGCTGGCCGCCAGCGTGATCGATTGGCCGGCCGGCAAGATCACCATCCACCTGCTCGATGACGGCCGCCGCGAGGAGTTCCGCGAGTTCTGCGCCGAGGTCGGCATCAATTACGTCACCCGTACCAACAATGCGCATGCCAAGGCCGGCAACATCAACGCGGCCTTGAAGAAGTGCAGCGGCGAATACGTGGCGATCTTCGATTGCGACCACATCCCGACCCGCTCGTTCCTGCAGGTGGCGATGGGCTGGTTCCTGCGCGACACCAAGCTGGCGCTGGTGCAGATGCCGCACTACTTCTTTTCGCCGGATCCGTTCGAGCGCAACCTCGACACCCACGGCAAGGTGCCCAACGAAGGCGAGCTGTTCTACGGCCTGCTGCAGGATGGCAACGACCAGTGGAATGCCACGTTCTTCTGTGGCTCGTGCGCGGTGATCAAGCGCACTGCGCTGGAAGAGGTTGGCGGGGTGGCCGTGGAAACCGTCACCGAAGATGCGCACACCGCGCTCAAGCTGCAGCGCCGCGGTTACCGCACCGCGTACCTGGCGGTGCCGCAGGCCGCAGGGCTGGCGACCGAAAGCCTGTCGGGCCACGTGGCGCAGCGCATCCGCTGGGCGCGCGGCATGGCGCAGATCGCGCGCATCGACAACCCACTGCTCGGCCGCGGGCTCAAGTTGTCGCAGCGGCTGTGCTATCTCAACGCGATGCTGCACTTCTTCTACGGGTTGCCGCGCATCATCTACCTCACCGCGCCGCTGGCCTACCTGTTCTTCGGTGCGCACGTGATCCAGGCCTCGGCGTTGATGATCCTGGCCTATGCGCTGCCGCACATCCTGCAGGCCAATTTGACCAATCTCCGCGTGCAGAGCCGGTTCCGGCATCTGCTGTGGAACGAGGTCTATGAGACCACGCTGGCCTGGTACATCTTCCGCCCGACGCTGGTGGCGCTGATCAACCCCAAGCTGGGCAAGTTCAACGTGACCCCGAAGGGCGGCCTGGTGGCGCGCAGCTATTTCGACGCGCAGATCGCAAAGCCCTATCTGTTCCTGCTGCTGCTCAACGTGGTGGGCGTGGTGGCCGGCGTGCTGCGGCTGATCTATGTGGGCGGCAGCGGCGAGCAGCAGACGATCTGGTTCAACCTGGCCTGGACGCTGTACAACATGGTGCTGTTGGGCGCCACGATCGCCACTGCCAGCGAAACCCGCCAGGTGCGCAGCGCGCACCGCGTGCCGCTGGATATCCCGGTCAACCTGTACCTGCCCGATGGCAACGTGCTGGCCAGCCGTTCGCTGAATTTTTCCACCGGCGGCATGGCGATCAAGCTCGATCAGCCGCAGCCGATCGAGCCTGGCCTGCCGGTCCAGATCGGCCTGAGCCATCGCGGCATCGAACAGACCTTGCCGGCGGTGGTGCGGCAGGATCGCGATGGCCAGGTCAGCATCCAGTTCACACAGATGTCGATGGAACAGGAACGCTGGCTGGTGGCGTCCACTTTCGCGCGCGCCGATATCTGGCTCTCGCAATGGGGCCAGCACGACCGCGATTCGTTCTGGCGCTCGATGGGCCAGGTGCTGGAAGCCAGTGCGCGCGGATTCGGGCGGCTGGGCCGGCATATGGTGGACAGTGCGCGGCAGGGTTTTCGCCCGTCGCGCCCGGTGGATCTGGAGTCGTGA
- the bcsB gene encoding cellulose biosynthesis cyclic di-GMP-binding regulatory protein BcsB, protein MRMSPAVLTCALTLLAGLAQAQQAAPTAPAADAQAAAATMPEAPLPAGSARAATLRDLGIDYEITLRGVQGSAGVPFSVRSDEIVTAATLDLKYSYSPSLLPDLSHVKVTINGVTVATLPTDKANAGKLLSADLPIDPRLITDYNQLNLQLIGHYTRECEDPDHSSLWANVDAATSLSLTTTPLALANNLALLPVPFFDVRDTRRLELPFYFPQQPDMATLQAAGTVASWFGTLAGYRGAVFPASTTALPDSGNAVVFATPATLPAQFATADSGVADIRGPTVAVVVNPTDPNGKLLLVLGRSSEELQRAAAALALRAPLTGAVARIGEMSAPAPRQPYDAPKWVSSEHPVRFGDLVTQAGALNVTGYHPDLIRVGLQLPPDLFVWERDGIPVALKYRYTVPEVDNKSALNVSINESFVTTLPLTGRPFAESTPMRWWNSLGARGSMPVHQDLTLPVGAFSANSQLRFHFFFDRPQGEECKNTFPDVSGAIDADSTIDLSGFHHYMAMPNLAAFANAGYPFTRLADLSESTIVLPNNPGDQDLGNVLTLLGRFGASTGYPALHAQIIGASAVQQHADRDLLLLGSADSQPLFKQWRAQLPIGQDGQSRRIGLTDWLFEKLPGFLSFDARRTDLPTTTEIALQPQPDDVLLMGFESPLTSGRSVVAFQTEDPANMSRLFDAWFDPALLKDFQGSVVLLQQKKVTSLVGNQTYYVGHLPLPTWLRWYFSHHPVWLAFTVVLLALLLALAARVLLRRHTAERLNEGHGT, encoded by the coding sequence ATGCGAATGTCCCCCGCCGTGTTGACCTGCGCGCTCACCCTCCTGGCCGGTCTGGCACAGGCGCAGCAGGCCGCCCCGACCGCGCCCGCAGCCGATGCGCAGGCCGCCGCGGCAACCATGCCCGAGGCGCCGCTGCCTGCCGGCAGCGCGCGCGCGGCCACGCTGCGCGATCTGGGCATCGATTACGAAATCACCTTGCGCGGCGTGCAGGGCAGTGCCGGCGTGCCCTTCAGCGTGCGCAGCGACGAGATCGTCACCGCCGCCACGCTCGATCTCAAATACAGCTATTCGCCCTCCTTGCTGCCGGACCTGTCGCACGTCAAGGTCACCATCAACGGCGTCACCGTGGCCACCTTGCCCACCGACAAGGCCAACGCCGGCAAGCTGCTCTCGGCCGACCTGCCGATCGACCCGCGCCTGATCACCGACTACAACCAGCTCAACCTGCAGCTGATCGGCCACTACACGCGCGAATGCGAAGACCCCGACCACAGCAGCCTGTGGGCGAACGTGGATGCGGCCACCAGCCTGTCGCTGACCACCACGCCGCTGGCGCTGGCCAACAACCTGGCGCTGTTGCCGGTGCCGTTCTTCGATGTGCGCGACACGCGCCGTCTGGAGCTGCCGTTCTACTTCCCGCAGCAGCCGGACATGGCCACGCTGCAGGCAGCCGGCACGGTGGCCTCGTGGTTCGGCACGCTGGCCGGGTATCGCGGCGCGGTGTTCCCGGCATCGACCACGGCGCTGCCAGACAGCGGCAATGCGGTGGTGTTCGCCACCCCGGCCACCTTGCCGGCGCAGTTCGCCACCGCCGACAGCGGCGTGGCCGATATCCGCGGCCCCACCGTGGCGGTGGTGGTCAACCCCACCGATCCCAACGGCAAGCTGCTGCTGGTGCTTGGCCGCAGCAGCGAGGAACTGCAGCGCGCCGCGGCCGCACTGGCGCTGCGTGCGCCGTTGACCGGCGCGGTGGCCCGGATCGGCGAGATGTCCGCGCCGGCGCCGCGCCAGCCCTATGACGCCCCCAAGTGGGTGTCCAGCGAACACCCGGTGCGGTTCGGCGATCTGGTCACCCAGGCCGGTGCGCTGAATGTCACCGGCTACCACCCGGACCTGATCCGGGTCGGCCTGCAGCTGCCGCCGGACCTGTTCGTGTGGGAGCGCGACGGCATTCCGGTGGCGCTGAAATATCGCTACACGGTGCCGGAGGTGGACAACAAGTCTGCGCTCAACGTCAGCATCAACGAGTCGTTCGTGACCACGTTGCCGCTGACCGGGCGCCCGTTTGCCGAGTCCACCCCGATGCGCTGGTGGAACAGCCTGGGCGCGCGCGGCAGCATGCCGGTGCACCAGGACCTGACCTTGCCGGTGGGCGCGTTTTCGGCCAATAGCCAGCTGCGCTTCCACTTCTTCTTCGATCGCCCGCAGGGCGAGGAATGCAAGAACACCTTCCCGGACGTGTCCGGCGCCATCGATGCCGATTCCACCATCGACCTGAGCGGCTTCCACCACTACATGGCGATGCCGAACCTGGCCGCGTTCGCAAACGCCGGCTATCCGTTCACGCGGCTGGCCGACCTGTCCGAATCGACCATCGTGCTGCCCAACAATCCGGGCGACCAGGATCTGGGCAACGTGCTGACCCTGCTCGGGCGGTTCGGCGCGAGCACCGGCTACCCGGCGCTGCATGCGCAGATCATCGGCGCCAGCGCGGTGCAGCAGCACGCCGATCGCGATCTGCTGCTGCTCGGCAGCGCCGACTCGCAGCCGTTGTTCAAGCAGTGGCGCGCGCAGCTTCCCATCGGCCAGGACGGACAGAGCCGGCGGATCGGCCTGACCGACTGGCTGTTCGAGAAACTGCCCGGCTTCCTGTCCTTCGACGCGCGCCGCACCGACCTGCCCACCACCACCGAGATCGCGCTGCAGCCGCAGCCGGACGACGTGCTGCTGATGGGCTTCGAATCACCGCTGACATCCGGCCGCAGCGTGGTTGCGTTCCAGACCGAAGACCCGGCCAACATGAGCCGCCTGTTCGATGCCTGGTTCGACCCGGCCTTGCTGAAGGACTTCCAGGGCAGCGTGGTCTTGCTGCAGCAGAAGAAGGTCACCAGCCTGGTCGGCAACCAGACCTATTACGTGGGCCACCTACCGCTGCCGACCTGGTTGCGCTGGTACTTCTCGCACCACCCGGTGTGGCTGGCGTTCACCGTGGTGCTGCTGGCGCTGTTGCTGGCCCTGGCCGCCCGCGTGCTGCTGCGCCGGCATACTGCAGAGCGACTCAACGAAGGACACGGTACATGA
- the bcsZ gene encoding cellulose synthase complex periplasmic endoglucanase BcsZ, translating into MSAHHTGSAMTRRRLLRAGALAGLAAVLPAGAKPAPAQCGSWPLWNAFVSRHIQPDGRVVDFLNPDQRSTSEGQSYALFFALVANDQVLFDKVLGWTRHNLCGGRPDLNLPAWLWGRDEGGNWRVLDPNTASDGELWIAYALLEAGRLWNRPGYVKAGQQILQLMRAQDVATLPGLGPMLLPGRSGFADKGRWTLNPSYLPIQALRRCASADPKGPWAAIAANSARVLRGSAPVGFAPDWTAWDGSSFSADPKRGNVGSYDAIRVYLWAGMLDAGEPLRARLLQDLSGPADLLAAGTGFAEKIDTARGVGTGAVPVGFSAALLPYLSALGQPAVLKAQAQRIPAAAQPAAAALPYYERTLALFGQGWLENRYRFAADGRLLPAWRTPACSART; encoded by the coding sequence ATGAGCGCGCATCACACCGGCAGTGCGATGACCCGCCGCCGCCTGCTGCGCGCTGGCGCGCTGGCCGGCCTGGCGGCGGTCCTGCCGGCGGGCGCCAAGCCGGCACCGGCGCAGTGCGGCAGCTGGCCGTTGTGGAATGCATTCGTGTCCAGGCACATCCAGCCCGATGGACGGGTGGTGGATTTTCTCAACCCCGACCAGCGCTCAACCTCCGAAGGGCAGTCGTATGCGCTGTTCTTCGCACTGGTGGCCAACGACCAGGTGCTGTTCGACAAGGTGCTGGGCTGGACCCGGCACAACCTGTGCGGTGGCCGCCCGGACCTGAACCTGCCGGCCTGGCTGTGGGGCCGTGACGAGGGCGGCAACTGGCGGGTGCTCGACCCCAACACCGCCAGCGACGGCGAGTTGTGGATCGCCTACGCCCTGCTGGAAGCGGGCCGGCTGTGGAACCGCCCCGGCTACGTCAAGGCCGGCCAGCAGATCCTGCAGCTGATGCGTGCGCAGGACGTGGCCACGCTGCCCGGGCTCGGGCCGATGCTGTTGCCCGGCCGCAGCGGATTCGCGGACAAGGGCCGCTGGACGCTCAACCCCAGCTACCTGCCGATCCAGGCCCTGCGTCGCTGCGCCAGTGCCGATCCCAAGGGCCCATGGGCCGCCATCGCCGCCAACAGCGCGCGCGTGCTGCGCGGCAGTGCGCCGGTGGGGTTCGCTCCGGACTGGACGGCCTGGGACGGCAGCAGTTTCAGCGCCGATCCCAAGCGCGGCAATGTCGGCAGCTACGACGCCATCCGCGTGTACCTGTGGGCCGGCATGCTCGATGCCGGCGAACCGCTGCGCGCCAGGTTGCTGCAGGACCTGTCCGGCCCGGCCGACCTGCTGGCAGCAGGCACCGGTTTCGCCGAAAAGATCGATACCGCACGCGGCGTGGGCACCGGCGCGGTGCCGGTGGGGTTTTCCGCCGCGCTGCTGCCGTACCTGAGTGCCCTGGGCCAGCCCGCAGTGCTCAAGGCACAGGCACAGCGCATTCCCGCCGCCGCCCAGCCCGCGGCCGCCGCCCTGCCGTACTACGAACGCACGCTGGCCCTGTTCGGACAGGGCTGGCTTGAGAACCGCTACCGCTTTGCCGCAGACGGGCGCCTGCTGCCCGCCTGGAGAACGCCTGCATGCTCCGCAAGAACCTGA
- a CDS encoding cellulose biosynthesis protein BcsC — protein sequence MLRKNLTPLYLAGMIDLCLLACPVHAQASATQQLVGQGNYWHDQGRDDLAADTWKKLLGIDPDQPDALLGLAQIDLAQGRQSEARKRLQQLEAAHPQSPQAQRLRVAIGARGSATAGEDPNLRNARRASAAGRYVEAARSYEAVFAGKAPPPNLALEYYQSLAGTPTGWERARDGLRKLQASEPGNPSLQLALAQVLSYREPTRREGIAQLRTLAQRADVGGPARISWRQALLWLNATTADAPLYQAFLAGTPNDAEVTAKLGQLSNRRSAETTPADPNGIALGEGFRALNAGNLGVAEQRFTQVLRARARDPEALGGLGSVRLRQQRFSEAQELLRPAAASSGKWKPALDSARYWQQLQQAEAARARGDLAQARQLVEQSVQLLPNEPAGHVALGGLQAAGDPVAAEASYRKALSRDADNAGALQGLVGLYSRQGRMQEATELFNRLPAAERAKSGGQALLRSNVQRARARQSLDAGDAVSAQAELEAAMVERPGDAWIRLDLARLYQQAGRPDQARSVMDGLLAVHADQPEALHANALFAQESGDWQGVYDSLDRIPVAVRTPEMTQLRTTAWIELQARQARGLVQQGRVGEAQQLLARTETALGNQLDDPQLLSALAGAHADAGNAPRALVLAQRLVTGANPRTEDRLHYAGVLLRAQQHAELSAVLRQLQSTTMTPEQLRRYQTLRSAYTLRQVDALRELGNLEGAYDALSPILAQQPDNRDAQAALARLYAAAGDQPQALALYQQILQRHPDDLDTLTAAANSAAAQSDLRSAEGYLQRALAQAPESPEVLAAAGRVYRSAGKNRKAEQYFRASLAAQQRQAGQLDNGLPAARGPAVVASSGRPLNPFSGMTGGMPRSPAVLSERMDAGSAYAQTALAPLPAQPAAVDPATATAIAAYAGNNPDVVPPPLASAAPSVLPGPASRSSMPARSVPTLAPADDLLPRGVAAQALPPASSGNSVLDELRAVQSENSDNLAGGALYRARDGEDGLGRLDDIEMPVQAEFAVGEGKLGVTLTPTVVDAGTLTTDYATASRFGTGPQTAVNDALAADRSPIDTLTNSSVYQLLATEGNTAATRERLRRYALTTGLFGELLTENNNSTPAALAALANEPLPAYLLSVNASNTPIAQLARDILSNTAISEQLAAGDGAALQALGSSSAAAQQTPTSLAATLNSMAATGNGARRLSQDDTGVGVGVRYRNGGFSADVGSTPIGFQEQNIVGGVGYRGELGETVSWSADASRRAVTDSVLSFAGAQDGRSGRQWGGVTSSGVVLSATADNGLLGGYANLAAHRLTGNDVADNDHRQADLGFYVHALETRNQSLTAGVNLTAMQYDKNLSGFTYGHGGYFSPQEYVDLGFPVHWSGRSAGQSVNWKVDASIGVQHFKTDPTPYFPTDPTLQQAAYDAASLAALLGLVDRYTDPVYAGESRTGVSYNLSGAAEWQVAPQLFLGGRMTFNNARDYNQFSSNLYLRFVMDRLGAALGRAPQVLTSPYAADR from the coding sequence ATGCTCCGCAAGAACCTGACCCCGCTCTACCTCGCCGGCATGATCGACCTGTGCCTGCTCGCCTGCCCGGTGCATGCGCAGGCCAGCGCCACCCAGCAACTGGTCGGGCAGGGCAATTACTGGCATGACCAGGGCCGCGACGACCTGGCCGCCGACACCTGGAAAAAGCTGCTCGGCATCGACCCGGACCAGCCCGACGCCTTGCTCGGCCTGGCCCAGATCGACCTGGCGCAGGGCCGCCAGTCCGAAGCGCGCAAGCGCCTGCAGCAACTCGAAGCGGCCCACCCGCAGTCGCCGCAGGCCCAGCGCCTGCGCGTGGCGATCGGCGCGCGCGGCAGCGCCACCGCTGGCGAAGATCCCAACCTGCGCAACGCGCGCCGCGCGTCTGCCGCCGGGCGGTATGTGGAAGCTGCCCGCAGCTACGAGGCCGTGTTCGCCGGCAAGGCACCGCCGCCGAACCTGGCGCTGGAGTACTACCAGTCCCTTGCCGGCACGCCCACCGGCTGGGAGCGCGCCCGTGACGGTCTGCGCAAGCTGCAGGCCAGCGAACCGGGCAATCCGTCGCTGCAGCTGGCCCTGGCCCAGGTGCTGAGCTACCGCGAACCCACCCGCCGCGAAGGCATCGCGCAGTTGCGCACGCTGGCCCAGCGCGCCGACGTCGGCGGCCCGGCGCGCATCAGCTGGCGCCAGGCGCTGCTGTGGCTCAATGCCACCACCGCCGATGCGCCGCTGTACCAGGCGTTTCTGGCCGGCACCCCGAACGATGCGGAAGTCACCGCCAAACTCGGCCAGCTGAGCAACCGCCGCAGCGCCGAGACCACGCCCGCCGATCCCAATGGCATTGCGCTCGGCGAAGGCTTCCGTGCGCTCAACGCCGGCAACCTGGGCGTGGCCGAACAGCGCTTCACCCAGGTGCTGCGTGCGCGTGCGCGCGACCCCGAGGCACTGGGTGGGCTGGGCTCGGTGCGCCTGCGTCAGCAACGTTTTTCCGAAGCGCAGGAGTTGCTGCGCCCGGCGGCGGCCAGCAGTGGCAAATGGAAACCCGCGCTGGACAGCGCGCGCTATTGGCAGCAGCTGCAGCAGGCCGAGGCCGCGCGCGCGCGTGGCGACCTGGCCCAGGCACGCCAGCTGGTGGAGCAGTCGGTGCAGTTGCTGCCCAACGAGCCGGCCGGCCATGTGGCGCTGGGCGGATTGCAGGCCGCCGGCGACCCGGTCGCGGCCGAGGCCAGCTATCGCAAGGCGCTGTCGCGCGATGCCGACAATGCCGGCGCCCTGCAGGGCCTGGTCGGGCTGTACAGCCGCCAGGGCCGCATGCAGGAAGCCACCGAGTTGTTCAACCGCCTGCCAGCTGCCGAACGCGCCAAGTCCGGGGGACAGGCCTTGCTGCGTTCCAACGTGCAGCGTGCGCGTGCCCGCCAGTCGCTGGATGCCGGCGATGCGGTCAGCGCGCAGGCCGAGCTGGAAGCGGCCATGGTCGAACGTCCCGGCGATGCCTGGATCCGCCTGGATCTGGCGCGCCTGTACCAACAGGCCGGCCGCCCCGACCAGGCCCGCAGCGTCATGGACGGCCTGCTTGCCGTGCATGCCGACCAACCCGAAGCGCTGCATGCCAACGCCTTGTTCGCCCAGGAAAGCGGCGACTGGCAGGGCGTCTACGACAGCCTGGACCGCATTCCGGTTGCCGTGCGCACGCCGGAGATGACCCAGCTGCGCACCACCGCCTGGATCGAACTGCAGGCACGCCAGGCGCGCGGGCTGGTGCAGCAGGGCCGGGTGGGCGAGGCCCAGCAACTGCTGGCGCGTACCGAAACCGCGCTCGGCAACCAGCTCGACGACCCGCAACTGCTGTCCGCGCTGGCCGGTGCGCATGCCGACGCCGGCAACGCCCCGCGCGCGCTGGTGCTGGCACAGCGCCTGGTCACCGGCGCCAACCCGCGCACCGAAGACCGCCTGCACTATGCCGGCGTGCTGCTGCGCGCGCAGCAGCACGCCGAGCTGTCGGCGGTGCTGCGCCAGCTGCAATCCACCACCATGACGCCGGAACAATTGCGCCGCTATCAAACCCTGCGCAGCGCCTACACGCTGCGCCAGGTGGATGCCCTGCGCGAGCTGGGCAATCTGGAAGGCGCCTACGACGCGTTGTCGCCGATCCTGGCCCAGCAACCGGACAACCGCGACGCGCAGGCCGCGCTGGCGCGGCTGTATGCCGCGGCTGGCGACCAGCCGCAGGCGCTGGCGCTGTATCAACAGATCCTGCAGCGCCATCCCGACGATCTGGACACGCTCACTGCCGCCGCCAACAGTGCTGCCGCGCAGTCGGATCTGCGCAGTGCCGAGGGTTATCTGCAACGCGCGCTGGCGCAGGCGCCGGAGTCGCCGGAGGTGCTGGCTGCGGCCGGCCGGGTGTATCGCAGCGCCGGCAAGAACCGCAAGGCCGAGCAGTATTTCCGGGCCTCGCTGGCCGCCCAGCAGCGCCAGGCCGGCCAGCTCGACAACGGCCTGCCGGCCGCACGCGGCCCTGCCGTCGTGGCCTCGTCCGGTCGCCCGCTCAACCCGTTCTCCGGCATGACCGGCGGCATGCCGCGCTCGCCGGCGGTGCTGTCCGAGCGCATGGACGCCGGCAGTGCCTACGCGCAGACCGCGCTGGCGCCGCTGCCCGCGCAACCGGCCGCTGTAGACCCGGCCACGGCCACAGCGATCGCTGCCTATGCGGGCAACAACCCCGATGTAGTGCCGCCGCCACTCGCCAGCGCCGCGCCGTCGGTGCTGCCAGGGCCGGCCAGCCGTTCGAGCATGCCCGCACGCAGCGTGCCGACGCTGGCACCGGCCGACGACCTGCTCCCGCGCGGTGTCGCGGCGCAGGCACTGCCGCCGGCCAGCAGCGGCAACAGCGTGCTCGACGAACTGCGCGCCGTGCAGTCGGAAAACAGCGACAACCTGGCCGGTGGCGCGCTGTACCGCGCGCGCGATGGCGAAGACGGCCTGGGCCGCCTGGACGACATCGAAATGCCGGTGCAGGCCGAATTCGCGGTAGGCGAAGGCAAGCTCGGCGTCACGTTGACGCCCACCGTGGTGGATGCCGGCACCCTGACTACCGACTACGCCACCGCCAGCCGCTTCGGCACCGGTCCGCAGACGGCGGTCAACGACGCGCTTGCCGCCGACCGCAGCCCGATCGACACGCTGACCAACTCGTCGGTGTATCAACTGCTCGCCACCGAAGGCAACACCGCCGCCACGCGCGAACGCCTGCGCCGTTATGCCTTGACTACCGGCCTGTTCGGCGAGCTGCTCACCGAAAACAACAACAGCACGCCGGCGGCGTTGGCCGCGCTGGCCAACGAACCGTTGCCGGCGTACCTGCTCAGCGTCAATGCGTCCAACACGCCGATCGCGCAGTTGGCGCGCGACATCCTCAGCAACACCGCCATCAGCGAACAGCTGGCCGCAGGCGACGGCGCCGCGTTGCAGGCATTGGGCAGCAGTTCCGCCGCCGCGCAGCAGACGCCGACCTCGCTGGCGGCCACGCTCAACAGCATGGCCGCCACCGGCAACGGTGCGCGCCGGCTCAGCCAGGACGACACCGGCGTCGGCGTCGGTGTGCGCTATCGCAACGGCGGTTTCAGCGCCGATGTCGGCAGCACGCCGATCGGATTCCAGGAGCAGAACATCGTCGGCGGGGTTGGCTATCGCGGCGAGCTCGGCGAGACGGTGAGTTGGTCGGCCGATGCTTCGCGGCGCGCAGTCACCGACAGCGTGCTGTCGTTCGCCGGCGCACAGGACGGCCGCAGCGGCCGCCAATGGGGCGGTGTCACCAGCAGCGGCGTCGTCCTGTCGGCCACGGCCGACAACGGCCTGCTCGGTGGCTACGCCAATCTCGCCGCACACCGCCTGACCGGCAACGACGTGGCCGACAACGACCACCGCCAGGCGGACCTGGGCTTCTACGTGCATGCGCTGGAAACCCGCAACCAGTCGCTGACCGCCGGCGTCAATCTGACCGCCATGCAGTACGACAAGAACCTCAGCGGCTTCACCTACGGGCACGGCGGTTACTTCAGCCCGCAGGAGTATGTGGACCTCGGCTTCCCGGTGCACTGGAGCGGCCGCAGCGCCGGGCAGAGCGTCAACTGGAAGGTCGATGCCAGCATCGGCGTGCAGCATTTCAAGACCGATCCCACGCCGTATTTCCCCACCGACCCGACCCTGCAACAGGCCGCCTACGATGCTGCGTCGCTGGCGGCGCTGCTCGGCCTGGTCGATCGCTACACCGATCCGGTGTACGCGGGCGAAAGCCGCACCGGGGTGTCCTACAACCTCAGTGGTGCGGCCGAGTGGCAGGTGGCACCGCAGTTGTTCCTGGGCGGGCGCATGACCTTCAACAACGCACGCGACTACAACCAGTTCAGCAGCAATCTCTATCTGCGTTTCGTGATGGATCGCCTGGGCGCCGCGCTGGGCCGCGCACCACAGGTGCTGACCTCGCCGTACGCCGCCGATCGCTGA